One genomic segment of Alkalimarinus alittae includes these proteins:
- a CDS encoding IS3 family transposase (programmed frameshift) — MTKTNRPRFNPEFKVECAQLVLDQGYSVREAAEAMNVGKSTLDKWVRKLKAERGGELTTGKPITEEQREIAELKKQVKRLEMEKDILKKAFSSLDVRQHERFALVRKLKGARSIKDLCKVFQVHRSSYHYWSSRKKNIKPEKIKQLAEVRRIHGLSNGSAGARTIATISSTEGLPMSRYVASKRMKELKLVSCQMPAHRYKKTGNEHLAIPNTLNREFTVDRPNQAWCGDVTYVWTGKRWSYLAVVLDLYARQVVGWTMSHSPDSELTTKALRLAFEARGRPKGLMFHSDQGCHYTSLKFRQTLWRLQIRQSMSRRGNCWDNAPMERFFRSFKTEWMPSTGYQSFTEARPEVSRYIIDYYSRYRPHTFNGGLTPAEAEARYKLAS; from the exons ATGACTAAGACAAACAGACCGAGATTCAACCCCGAGTTTAAAGTCGAATGTGCTCAGCTCGTTTTAGACCAAGGATATTCCGTTCGTGAAGCTGCTGAGGCAATGAATGTCGGTAAATCTACGCTCGATAAATGGGTCAGAAAGTTAAAGGCTGAGCGCGGTGGAGAGCTAACTACTGGCAAACCTATCACTGAAGAACAGCGTGAAATTGCTGAGCTAAAGAAACAAGTAAAGCGCCTAGAGATGGAGAAAGACATTCTAAAAAAGGCTT TCAGCTCTCTTGATGTCAGACAGCATGAACGGTTTGCGTTAGTCAGAAAACTTAAGGGAGCCAGAAGCATCAAAGACTTGTGCAAAGTATTTCAGGTGCATCGCAGTAGTTATCATTATTGGAGCAGTAGAAAGAAAAACATTAAGCCTGAGAAAATTAAGCAGTTAGCAGAAGTAAGGCGCATTCATGGCCTCAGTAATGGCTCAGCAGGTGCAAGAACCATAGCAACCATATCTTCAACTGAAGGCCTGCCTATGAGCCGCTATGTTGCTAGTAAGCGCATGAAAGAGCTGAAGTTAGTGAGCTGCCAGATGCCGGCTCATCGCTATAAAAAGACAGGTAATGAGCACTTGGCGATTCCAAATACGTTGAATAGGGAGTTCACCGTTGATAGACCGAATCAGGCGTGGTGTGGGGATGTTACCTACGTTTGGACAGGAAAGCGTTGGTCATATTTGGCCGTTGTCTTAGATTTATATGCAAGACAAGTCGTGGGCTGGACCATGTCTCATTCTCCCGATAGCGAGTTAACCACAAAGGCTTTGCGCCTGGCTTTTGAGGCAAGAGGAAGACCAAAAGGTTTAATGTTTCACTCAGATCAAGGCTGTCATTACACTAGCTTAAAGTTCCGACAAACATTGTGGCGCTTACAAATAAGACAAAGCATGAGTCGTCGCGGAAACTGCTGGGACAACGCGCCTATGGAAAGATTTTTTCGAAGCTTTAAAACAGAATGGATGCCATCAACAGGCTATCAATCATTTACTGAAGCGAGACCGGAAGTGTCGCGATACATAATCGATTATTACAGTCGCTATAGACCACATACTTTTAATGGCGGGTTAACACCTGCTGAAGCTGAGGCAAGATATAAACTTGCCTCTTAA
- the gmtX gene encoding gamma-mobile-trio protein GmtX — protein MSNDVEFTINPSTVLADLKANSNSRKQRSLDIIYQILEGQSEETRPDYSIASIGKLSHSSGGPSEQSIRNKGGSDYRRLIEAWAESKGTNTKKPSISKSRLPNKAEDLLRRIEDPALRAIVGTIIAERNRFMAENRLLKAQCNITIDCRSEEISTVSDKARNPLESLLSVTEIEALRYAASPKLLEDNGWTTSKTGRLKDGNGKTIMKVGFTSAIAKLVDKIDSADAILQG, from the coding sequence ATGAGTAATGATGTCGAATTTACAATTAATCCCTCTACAGTCTTGGCTGATCTGAAGGCCAATTCGAATTCTAGAAAGCAGCGCTCTCTCGATATTATTTATCAGATTCTTGAAGGGCAATCTGAAGAGACGAGGCCAGATTATTCTATTGCCAGTATCGGCAAACTATCACATTCATCAGGTGGCCCTTCAGAGCAATCAATAAGAAACAAAGGCGGATCTGATTATAGAAGGTTAATTGAAGCCTGGGCTGAATCAAAAGGTACTAATACTAAAAAACCTTCAATATCCAAATCGCGTCTTCCGAATAAAGCTGAGGATTTGCTTAGACGGATAGAAGACCCTGCACTTAGAGCAATCGTGGGGACAATTATTGCCGAGCGTAATAGATTTATGGCCGAAAATAGACTGCTAAAAGCACAGTGCAACATTACGATAGATTGTAGAAGCGAGGAAATATCTACTGTTTCTGATAAAGCTCGAAATCCATTAGAGAGCTTGTTATCTGTGACCGAAATAGAGGCGCTAAGATACGCTGCGTCTCCCAAATTATTAGAAGATAACGGTTGGACAACAAGCAAAACAGGGCGTCTAAAAGACGGGAACGGAAAAACTATAATGAAGGTTGGCTTTACTTCAGCAATTGCCAAGTTAGTCGACAAAATAGACAGCGCCGACGCTATATTGCAGGGTTAG
- a CDS encoding DUF445 domain-containing protein, with amino-acid sequence MMDLLQNPEFWKYISIPFIAGLIGWSTNWLAIKLTFLPLEFVGIRPFFGWQGIIPSKARKMAAISVDATISKIGTVSEIFGQIDPNVLASHIIETVEPRVEEYVDELMLREHATFWENLPTPMRQMVYDRVSKSAPELVDNLVEDLANNIEELLDIKGMVINQLAEDKVLLNRIFLECGDKEFRFIINSGAWLGFFFGLIQMVVWYFFKNWWILPVAGLIVGYATNWIALNVIFRPLNPIKIMGIELQGLFLKRQKAVAQSFCSIITHEILTIGNIINAVMNGPNADRAKNMVKKHIKPIVDDTAGLSKPLTQIAFGPKGFAHLKHQVGEKAIDISASAFTDPVFNNERAEVVEQIMRERMENLTSEEFQDLLRPCFQEDEVKLILIGAALGFGAGVAQLIFVFSA; translated from the coding sequence ATGATGGACTTATTACAAAACCCTGAATTTTGGAAGTACATAAGTATTCCGTTTATTGCAGGGCTTATTGGGTGGTCGACCAATTGGCTTGCCATCAAACTCACTTTCTTGCCGCTAGAATTTGTCGGTATCCGCCCGTTTTTTGGCTGGCAAGGCATCATCCCCTCTAAAGCACGAAAGATGGCAGCCATCAGTGTTGACGCCACTATTTCTAAAATTGGCACGGTTAGTGAAATTTTCGGTCAAATTGATCCGAACGTACTCGCGTCTCATATCATAGAAACGGTCGAGCCTAGAGTTGAAGAATACGTTGATGAATTAATGCTTAGAGAGCACGCGACGTTTTGGGAAAATCTACCCACCCCTATGCGTCAGATGGTCTATGATCGCGTGAGTAAGAGCGCCCCGGAGCTTGTAGACAACCTAGTCGAAGACCTTGCCAATAATATAGAGGAACTTTTAGACATCAAAGGGATGGTAATCAATCAACTAGCCGAAGATAAAGTGCTGCTTAATCGGATATTTTTAGAGTGTGGCGACAAAGAGTTTCGCTTCATCATCAACTCAGGCGCATGGCTTGGTTTCTTCTTTGGCCTTATACAAATGGTGGTCTGGTACTTCTTTAAGAACTGGTGGATTCTACCTGTTGCAGGTCTTATCGTCGGCTACGCCACTAACTGGATTGCGCTCAATGTTATTTTTCGCCCTTTAAACCCAATTAAAATAATGGGTATCGAACTTCAAGGTCTGTTTTTGAAACGGCAAAAAGCAGTTGCTCAATCTTTTTGTAGCATTATCACTCATGAAATACTCACTATCGGCAATATTATCAACGCAGTAATGAACGGCCCTAATGCAGACAGGGCTAAAAACATGGTTAAAAAGCACATTAAACCCATTGTTGACGATACCGCCGGTTTATCAAAGCCACTAACCCAAATCGCCTTTGGCCCAAAAGGCTTTGCTCACCTCAAGCATCAGGTAGGTGAAAAGGCGATCGACATATCCGCGAGCGCTTTTACTGACCCAGTCTTTAATAACGAAAGAGCCGAGGTAGTTGAGCAGATCATGCGAGAGCGCATGGAAAACTTAACATCAGAGGAGTTCCAAGATCTTCTCAGGCCTTGCTTTCAAGAGGATGAGGTAAAGCTTATTCTTATCGGTGCCGCACTAGGCTTTGGTGCAGGTGTCGCCCAATTAATATTTGTCTTTAGTGCTTAA
- a CDS encoding YihY/virulence factor BrkB family protein: protein MNLSVKIEQLEAWLFSNQKGLGKARQSVRRVARVLFAVIRDVLSGNLTLHAMGLVYTTMLSVVPLLALSFSVLKAMGVHNQLTPLLYSFFEPMGKQGIDIANNVLGFVDNIKVGVLGSVGLVLLIYTVISLVQKIERSFNYIWRVPQLRSISQRFSNYLSVIMVGPLLMASAIGVTATIMKSPIIHEAMQIEVFGFLIASLSKLTPFLFIIAAFTFVYLFMPNTKVRFRSALVGGIVSGVTWQMTGVLFASFVMSSAQYEAIYSGFAVGIVLLIWLYICWLILLLGSSIAYYDQNFSGITRSYDVKVSAEVSERLALTIMEEVARRYDRSEAPITQLQLEELLPVPPVLTRDVSDKLLRQSILMVAGESGDAIVPATSLDKISVLDVIKAVRVDEEKLMERLRRNTSLTVFHESIDQVLEHQFKDMSLQQLVRQPL from the coding sequence ATGAATTTGAGCGTTAAGATTGAGCAACTAGAGGCTTGGTTGTTTTCTAACCAGAAGGGGCTGGGTAAAGCAAGGCAGTCGGTTCGTCGAGTGGCGCGTGTTTTGTTTGCTGTTATTCGAGATGTATTAAGCGGTAACTTAACCTTGCATGCGATGGGGCTGGTATATACGACGATGCTGTCGGTAGTCCCGCTTTTAGCGCTAAGTTTTTCTGTATTGAAGGCGATGGGGGTTCATAATCAGTTGACACCACTTTTATACAGTTTCTTTGAACCTATGGGGAAGCAAGGCATTGATATAGCGAATAATGTGCTGGGCTTTGTCGATAATATAAAAGTGGGTGTACTGGGCTCTGTGGGGTTAGTGTTATTAATTTATACCGTCATCTCTCTCGTCCAGAAAATTGAGCGCTCATTTAATTATATTTGGCGCGTGCCACAGCTTAGGTCTATCAGTCAGAGGTTCAGCAATTATTTAAGTGTCATTATGGTGGGCCCTCTGCTAATGGCATCTGCTATTGGTGTGACCGCCACTATTATGAAATCGCCTATTATTCATGAGGCGATGCAAATAGAGGTGTTTGGTTTTCTGATTGCGAGCCTGAGTAAGCTGACACCCTTTCTGTTTATCATTGCGGCATTCACCTTTGTTTATTTATTTATGCCTAACACCAAAGTGCGCTTTAGAAGCGCCTTAGTGGGCGGTATTGTCAGTGGCGTGACCTGGCAGATGACGGGGGTTTTGTTCGCGTCATTTGTGATGAGTTCTGCTCAATATGAGGCAATTTACTCTGGCTTTGCGGTGGGCATCGTATTGCTGATATGGCTATATATTTGTTGGTTGATACTGCTTTTGGGGTCAAGTATTGCGTACTATGATCAGAATTTTAGTGGTATCACTCGCAGCTATGATGTCAAAGTCTCGGCAGAAGTTTCAGAACGTTTAGCTTTAACGATTATGGAAGAGGTAGCGAGGCGTTATGACCGATCAGAAGCGCCTATCACTCAGCTACAACTTGAAGAGCTCTTGCCGGTCCCTCCAGTGTTGACTCGCGACGTATCTGATAAGCTGTTAAGGCAGTCTATTTTGATGGTTGCAGGCGAGAGTGGCGACGCTATAGTACCTGCGACTTCATTAGATAAAATCTCAGTGCTTGATGTTATTAAAGCCGTGCGAGTTGATGAAGAGAAACTGATGGAGAGGTTGAGGCGTAATACTTCTTTGACGGTATTTCATGAGTCTATTGATCAGGTATTGGAGCATCAGTTTAAAGATATGTCGTTACAGCAGCTGGTTAGGCAGCCGCTGTAA
- a CDS encoding ATP-binding protein has translation MNRPLYSSLLTKFLLAAALPLMLLLVFANVVYLYLKTDELRARHLNDVKNEVQLLASQLSIPVWQFDKETVISLVNTLEDSAYIVCATLEEYESYSVVVRQSHKVGTCSEAEISTLETVKADVIYDYDGEMIKTGVLEVMLDLSQVGDSLTTSLLNELILFILYVVIFLIGFTVALKETVLKPLRMVHASILSYQNTGNRELVEWKSKDELGTLISEYNKNLTGMDKAEQALKDKNIVLEKANKEAEEAREVAEQTARAKSEFLANMSHEIRTPMNAIQGLAEMLSRTRLDAKQGGYLHRIRNSADILLAIINDILDFSKIEAGKLELESVEFSLSEIVEKVVDVESFVASNKGIELTVKVSDAIPDKLKGDSMRLCQVLINLISNAIKFTEAGEITIALELESRIADDIVIRGTITDTGVGISDEALQKLFQSFTQADGSTTRRFGGTGLGLAICKRLVELMGGGISAKSELGKGSEFSFTVRYSAIPEAQESTSPLDVFKGNLPAIMIVGDSRPCDELNTIFSRLDLSIQRITTGEGILNLLQALFIQQSTPSAELEMTVPVVIYVDITSVRISFSEVADKITQLNQPHKYKLVLILSVSQREKIVLEEGGRQPHAVLTKPILKRRAVKSLINALKSSNDEEFDVAADPVEEGLSGANILVVEDNQVNQLVAREMLEAAGVNVRVADDGEQALKRLEDQETVYDAVLMDIHMPVMDGYNATKAIREKYGNQLPVIALTANATTEEKKRCLNIGMNDFLTKPIDSDTLFKVLSHWVREGKEGDSYTNVNRLLLNDENADSDVEDEMNQEEKVTPTVVASEDVIDMDKLAFRFKSHPTIIPRIFKSFKECFCDFEAEFMAARDAEDDETMHRLAHSLKGSASNLSADRLTELSADLEQKLKDNQLIEALEWFPWVVDHLSKVLIYIDEYLKNEETK, from the coding sequence ATGAACCGCCCATTGTATTCTTCATTATTGACAAAGTTTTTATTGGCAGCGGCGTTGCCGTTGATGTTGCTCTTGGTCTTTGCCAATGTTGTATATCTCTATTTAAAAACAGACGAACTACGCGCTCGACACTTAAATGATGTGAAAAATGAAGTGCAGTTGCTCGCGTCTCAGCTGTCTATTCCTGTTTGGCAGTTTGACAAAGAAACCGTGATATCACTGGTTAATACCTTGGAAGACTCTGCTTATATTGTCTGTGCAACACTGGAAGAGTACGAAAGCTATAGCGTTGTAGTGCGCCAATCGCACAAAGTGGGTACGTGCTCAGAAGCCGAAATATCAACGCTTGAAACCGTCAAAGCAGACGTTATTTATGACTATGATGGTGAAATGATCAAAACTGGCGTGCTTGAAGTAATGCTAGATTTGAGTCAGGTGGGTGACTCATTAACGACTTCGCTTCTTAACGAGCTAATACTGTTTATTTTGTATGTGGTTATATTTCTCATTGGCTTTACAGTCGCGTTAAAAGAAACCGTGCTAAAGCCACTGCGGATGGTGCATGCTTCTATTTTGTCATATCAGAATACCGGAAACAGAGAGTTGGTAGAGTGGAAATCTAAAGACGAATTAGGAACATTAATATCAGAATATAATAAAAATCTGACCGGTATGGATAAAGCCGAGCAAGCATTAAAAGATAAAAATATTGTCTTGGAAAAGGCGAATAAAGAGGCTGAAGAAGCCCGAGAGGTGGCTGAACAGACCGCGAGAGCCAAAAGTGAGTTCTTGGCAAATATGAGCCATGAAATAAGAACGCCCATGAATGCTATTCAAGGGCTGGCCGAAATGCTAAGTCGGACGCGCTTAGATGCAAAGCAAGGAGGATACCTTCACCGAATCCGAAACTCAGCGGATATATTGCTTGCGATTATTAATGATATTTTGGATTTTTCAAAAATTGAAGCCGGAAAACTAGAGTTAGAGTCGGTAGAGTTTTCACTATCTGAGATCGTCGAAAAGGTTGTAGATGTTGAGTCGTTTGTCGCAAGCAACAAAGGTATTGAGTTAACGGTCAAGGTGTCTGATGCTATTCCAGATAAGCTAAAGGGCGATTCAATGAGGCTTTGTCAGGTTTTGATTAACCTGATTAGTAATGCCATTAAATTCACAGAAGCGGGTGAAATCACAATAGCATTAGAGCTAGAAAGCCGTATTGCTGACGATATTGTGATTAGGGGGACGATAACTGATACGGGTGTGGGTATTTCTGATGAGGCGCTACAAAAGTTATTTCAATCGTTTACTCAAGCTGACGGTTCCACCACGCGACGTTTTGGCGGGACCGGCTTAGGTCTGGCCATCTGTAAACGGTTAGTTGAGCTAATGGGCGGGGGTATTAGTGCCAAAAGTGAACTAGGAAAAGGTAGCGAGTTTTCGTTTACTGTGCGTTACTCTGCGATACCTGAGGCACAAGAATCAACGTCTCCATTAGACGTATTCAAAGGTAATTTACCGGCGATCATGATAGTAGGGGATAGCCGGCCATGCGATGAGCTGAACACTATTTTTAGCCGCTTGGACTTGAGTATTCAAAGAATTACAACAGGTGAAGGCATACTGAATTTATTGCAAGCTCTTTTTATACAGCAGTCCACTCCATCTGCCGAATTGGAAATGACGGTTCCAGTTGTTATTTATGTTGATATCACCAGCGTTCGAATTAGTTTTTCAGAAGTGGCTGATAAAATAACTCAACTCAACCAACCTCATAAATATAAATTAGTGCTTATATTGTCGGTTAGTCAGCGAGAAAAAATTGTGTTAGAAGAAGGAGGAAGGCAACCTCATGCAGTGTTGACTAAACCAATTCTAAAACGCCGAGCAGTTAAGTCTCTTATTAATGCGCTAAAATCGTCGAATGATGAAGAGTTCGATGTGGCGGCCGACCCTGTAGAGGAGGGGTTGTCCGGGGCTAATATACTTGTGGTTGAGGACAACCAAGTGAATCAACTGGTTGCGCGAGAAATGCTTGAAGCTGCGGGTGTTAATGTGAGAGTTGCAGACGATGGCGAGCAAGCGCTAAAGAGGTTAGAGGATCAAGAGACGGTTTATGATGCAGTGTTAATGGATATTCATATGCCGGTTATGGACGGTTATAATGCCACTAAAGCTATTCGTGAAAAGTATGGCAATCAGTTACCTGTGATTGCATTGACAGCGAATGCGACCACCGAAGAGAAAAAGCGTTGCTTAAATATCGGCATGAATGATTTTTTAACTAAGCCTATTGATAGTGATACGCTGTTTAAGGTGCTCTCTCACTGGGTTCGAGAAGGTAAAGAGGGCGATAGTTATACAAATGTTAATCGTTTATTGCTAAATGATGAAAATGCGGACAGTGATGTAGAGGACGAGATGAATCAAGAAGAAAAAGTAACACCTACCGTTGTTGCGTCTGAAGACGTTATAGATATGGACAAGCTCGCGTTTCGCTTTAAGTCGCACCCTACAATAATTCCTCGCATTTTTAAAAGTTTTAAAGAGTGTTTTTGTGACTTTGAAGCGGAGTTTATGGCTGCTCGAGATGCGGAGGATGACGAAACCATGCATCGCCTTGCTCACTCACTCAAAGGCAGCGCATCAAACTTATCCGCTGATCGGTTAACGGAGTTGTCAGCTGACTTAGAGCAAAAACTAAAAGATAATCAGTTAATTGAAGCGTTGGAGTGGTTTCCTTGGGTGGTTGATCACTTAAGCAAGGTACTTATTTATATCGATGAATACCTCAAAAATGAAGAGACTAAGTAA
- a CDS encoding PrkA family serine protein kinase encodes MSIFNHFQSRYESTKHEEYTLEEYLQICKNDPSAYATAAERLLLAIGEPEFIDTSKDPRLSRIFSNKIIKRYQEFDDFFGMEECVEQMVSFFKHAAQGLEEKKQIIYLLGPVGGGKSSLAEKLKQLMQKVPFYAIKGSPVHESPLALFDPGEDGPILEDEYGIPRRYLSSIMSPWTVKRLHEFNGDISQFRVVKLWPSILDQIAISKTEPGDENNQDISALVGKVNIRMLEEYPQDDPDAYSFSGGLCRANQGLMEFVEMFKAPIKVLHPLLTATQEGNYNTTEGMSSVPFEGIILAHSNESEWQTFRNNKNNEAFLDRISIVKVPYCLRVTEEIKIYDKLLKNSSLSNAHCAPDTLAMLGQFSVLSRLNEPENSSVFSKMKVYDGENIKDTDPKAKSIQEYKDSAGVNEGMEGLSTRFAFKILSKVFNFDTTEVAANPVHLLYVLEKQIEQEQFPTEVAERYLRYIKEYLAPHYVEFIGKEIQTAYLESYSEYGQNIFDRYVTYADFWIQDQEYRDPETGEILNRAAINEELEKIEKPAGISNPKDFRNEIVNFVLRARANNSGNNPSWLSYEKLRTVIEKKMFSNTEDLLPVISFNAKASSEDQTKHKEFVDRMIDRGYTEKQVRLLAEWYLRVRKSQ; translated from the coding sequence ATGAGTATATTCAACCACTTCCAATCGCGATATGAATCGACGAAACACGAAGAGTATACGCTCGAAGAGTACTTACAAATCTGCAAAAATGACCCTTCTGCTTATGCGACCGCAGCTGAACGCTTATTACTGGCTATTGGCGAGCCCGAGTTTATCGACACGTCAAAAGACCCACGCCTTAGCCGGATCTTTTCTAACAAAATTATTAAACGATATCAGGAGTTTGATGATTTTTTCGGCATGGAGGAGTGCGTCGAACAAATGGTGTCATTTTTCAAGCATGCCGCCCAAGGGTTAGAAGAAAAGAAACAAATTATCTATTTATTAGGCCCTGTGGGTGGCGGTAAGTCTTCGCTCGCCGAGAAGCTTAAGCAGTTAATGCAAAAAGTGCCTTTTTACGCAATAAAAGGCTCACCAGTGCATGAGTCACCATTAGCGTTATTTGACCCTGGAGAAGACGGCCCGATCTTAGAAGATGAGTACGGCATCCCTCGCCGGTACCTTAGCTCTATCATGTCACCCTGGACGGTAAAACGACTACATGAGTTCAACGGCGATATTAGCCAATTTCGAGTCGTTAAGCTTTGGCCGTCAATCTTAGATCAAATTGCAATATCCAAAACAGAACCTGGAGATGAAAACAATCAGGATATTTCTGCCCTCGTGGGTAAGGTTAATATTCGAATGTTAGAAGAGTATCCGCAAGATGACCCTGATGCTTATAGTTTTAGTGGTGGGCTATGCCGAGCCAATCAAGGATTGATGGAATTTGTGGAAATGTTCAAAGCCCCCATAAAAGTGCTCCACCCTCTTTTAACCGCAACGCAAGAAGGCAATTACAACACCACAGAAGGTATGAGCTCTGTGCCGTTTGAAGGCATCATTCTAGCGCACTCCAATGAGTCAGAATGGCAGACATTCCGAAACAACAAAAACAACGAAGCTTTTCTAGACCGTATATCAATTGTCAAAGTGCCTTACTGCCTCCGCGTAACGGAAGAGATCAAAATATATGACAAATTGCTCAAAAACAGTTCGTTATCAAACGCTCATTGCGCGCCCGACACGCTTGCGATGTTAGGTCAATTTTCTGTACTGTCAAGACTGAACGAGCCCGAAAATTCGAGCGTTTTTTCCAAAATGAAAGTCTATGACGGCGAAAATATTAAAGACACCGACCCCAAAGCCAAATCAATTCAGGAGTATAAAGACTCTGCAGGCGTTAACGAGGGTATGGAAGGGCTATCTACCCGTTTCGCGTTTAAGATATTATCCAAGGTCTTTAATTTTGATACCACGGAAGTGGCGGCCAACCCAGTTCACCTATTATATGTGCTTGAAAAGCAGATCGAGCAAGAGCAGTTCCCTACCGAAGTAGCTGAACGTTATCTTCGCTATATCAAAGAGTACCTAGCCCCTCATTATGTTGAGTTCATCGGCAAAGAAATACAAACCGCTTATCTCGAATCTTACTCTGAATACGGCCAAAACATCTTTGATCGTTATGTCACTTATGCTGATTTTTGGATACAAGATCAAGAATACAGAGACCCTGAAACAGGTGAGATATTAAACCGCGCAGCAATTAATGAAGAGTTAGAAAAAATAGAAAAACCCGCAGGCATCAGCAACCCTAAAGATTTCAGAAATGAGATCGTCAACTTTGTTCTTAGGGCTAGAGCCAACAATTCAGGCAATAACCCATCTTGGTTAAGTTATGAAAAACTGAGAACCGTCATCGAGAAAAAGATGTTCTCCAATACAGAGGATTTACTACCGGTTATATCCTTTAATGCCAAAGCCTCCAGTGAAGACCAAACTAAACATAAGGAGTTTGTCGACAGGATGATCGACCGAGGCTACACAGAAAAACAAGTGCGGTTATTAGCCGAGTGGTACCTCAGGGTTCGCAAATCTCAGTAA
- a CDS encoding YeaH/YhbH family protein, which yields MGIIHVIDRRLNGKNKSAVNRERFLKRYRHHIKRAVSDAIDKRSITDIERGESVSIPTKDIAEPVFRHGQGGKQEAIHPGNKEFIAGDTLPKPPSGTGGGSGTGDASDSGEGMDEFVFNISQEEFLDFMFEDLELPNLIKKQLKDTTAYKYVRAGYSSKGVPAKINIVRSLRGAYARRIALTGKSREAIRKLEQQLKELEAAPDAKDPAFSHQDLIKSLKEEIQRLKDRVKKIPWIDEFDLKFNQHIKQPIPSTSAVMFCLMDVSGSMSQMHKDIAKRFFILLYMFLKRNYQKIDVVFIRHHTSAKEVDEEEFFYSRETGGTIVSSALNLMSKIMAERYPASSWNIYAAQASDGDNWNDDSPLCGKLLNDKILPMVQYYSYIEITPHEHQMLWHEYEKISKQFQDSFAMQQIVDTGDIYPVFRDLFQRKQV from the coding sequence ATGGGGATAATCCATGTTATCGACCGTCGTCTGAACGGCAAAAACAAAAGTGCAGTCAATCGCGAGCGATTTCTAAAACGTTATCGCCACCATATTAAGCGAGCCGTTTCAGACGCCATTGATAAGCGTAGCATTACAGATATCGAGCGAGGTGAAAGCGTTAGCATTCCCACCAAGGATATTGCTGAGCCTGTTTTTCGCCACGGCCAAGGTGGTAAGCAGGAGGCCATCCACCCCGGGAATAAAGAATTTATCGCAGGCGACACATTACCCAAGCCCCCCTCTGGTACGGGTGGCGGTAGCGGAACAGGGGACGCAAGTGACTCCGGCGAAGGGATGGATGAGTTTGTATTCAACATATCCCAAGAAGAGTTTTTAGACTTTATGTTTGAAGACCTAGAGCTCCCCAACCTCATCAAAAAACAACTTAAAGACACTACGGCCTATAAGTACGTCAGAGCAGGCTATTCGAGCAAAGGTGTACCTGCCAAAATTAATATCGTACGCTCACTGAGGGGCGCCTATGCACGCCGAATTGCGCTGACGGGTAAGTCTCGAGAAGCCATTCGTAAATTAGAGCAACAACTAAAAGAGCTCGAAGCTGCCCCCGATGCAAAAGACCCTGCCTTTAGCCATCAAGATCTAATCAAAAGTCTTAAAGAAGAAATTCAGCGATTAAAAGATCGCGTTAAGAAGATCCCTTGGATTGATGAATTTGACCTTAAATTCAATCAACACATCAAACAGCCTATACCAAGCACCAGTGCCGTCATGTTTTGTTTGATGGACGTCTCCGGCTCAATGAGCCAAATGCACAAAGATATTGCGAAGCGCTTTTTTATCTTGCTTTACATGTTCTTAAAGCGCAATTACCAAAAAATTGATGTGGTATTTATTCGTCATCACACCAGCGCTAAAGAAGTCGATGAGGAAGAGTTTTTCTACTCAAGAGAAACCGGCGGTACGATTGTATCGAGTGCACTAAACCTCATGAGCAAGATTATGGCAGAACGCTACCCAGCCAGTAGTTGGAACATCTACGCAGCCCAAGCGTCTGACGGTGATAACTGGAACGATGACTCCCCTCTGTGCGGCAAGCTGCTTAATGATAAAATACTGCCAATGGTCCAGTATTATTCTTATATTGAAATAACCCCGCACGAGCATCAAATGCTCTGGCATGAATACGAAAAAATCAGCAAACAATTTCAAGATAGCTTTGCCATGCAACAAATTGTCGACACCGGTGATATTTATCCGGTTTTTCGTGATTTGTTTCAGAGGAAACAGGTATGA